A DNA window from Alligator mississippiensis isolate rAllMis1 chromosome 11, rAllMis1, whole genome shotgun sequence contains the following coding sequences:
- the LOC132243729 gene encoding uncharacterized protein LOC132243729, protein MDRLRQVLRRRSAKGLSMGEESSREPGQEERGPTCREEEGPIRARRWLCPICCRSKLAAPSGRGKEGKKSATSKSRWRWPWVRLGRREPAPSQLPAPEEPCSSPPGSWGSLEPGPAAPQQEAAPCQAGDEGPAALGQELSQAHSSPCLSRSSSWDDWHTSQESGSTSPSTSSSSSSSLDSEKSQEAQSTSTSTSSSSSSEDSDSSEESNTTSSTSSSSSEDSSSSLESGTSPAPGATCTVIPSPAGEELEEEEEEEEEEEEDGRSPEEAALLLVKKHLQDPGEMLDGKDRQRFLLAIISLTIAADQSREVAVELEDLKAAVLERIVDLMETISVEGDRKHILAYSIDAIRCLSDPKLSLEPALESRLLRAAVEKSFLAIGRETHRNQVVQRLYEEYLEGLLCCVLSSAPSLGKLYSIWEHFTSWTEAPDAQHHALGMKIMTGAIAFAVQLLPQFEGSPDILEVGDMAARLGLSINDPEETISCKARACMYLLAQILLHQRGQDMQGAEELRCKRQNDQSQVQKYRDLARVGEGLRKILLEEQRRAFLQRALHAVRNGPMHISQAGLVFLYAILGEAGRLMGHKEKEIPIRVLNKVFIITYLKELPKDLQGHSLLVTSSSAIASLQPPTLAPAGTVLVLS, encoded by the exons atggacaggctgcggCAGGTGCTCAGGAGGAGGTCGGCCAAGGGGCTCTccatgggagaggagagcagcagggagcctgggcaggaggagcggGGCCCCACCTGCCGTGAGGAGGAGGGGCCCATCAGGGCAAGGAGGTGGctgtgccccatctgctgccGAAGTAAACTGGCAGCTCCCagcggcaggggaaaggagggaaagaaatcagCCACCTCCAAGTCCAGATGGAGGTGGCCATGGgtgcgcctgggcaggcgggagccagCGCCATCACAGCTCCCGGCACCCGAAGAGCCGTGCAGCTCCCCTCCTGGGTcatggggcagcctggagcccggccctgcagccccgcagcaggaggcagccccgtGCCAAGCCGGGGACGAgggcccagctgccctggggcaggagctgagccaggcccacagcagcccctgcctgagccgcAGCTCCTCCTGGGATGACTGGCACACGTCCCAGGAGTCcgggagcaccagccccagcaccagctcctcctcctcctcctccttggacTCTGAAAAGTCCCAAGAGGCCCAAAGCACGAGCACGAGCacgagcagcagctcctcctcggagGACAGCGATAGCTCGGAGGAGTCCAACACCACCAGTTcgaccagcagctcctcctcggagGACTCCAGTAGCTCCCTGGAGTCTGGGACCAGCCCGGCCCCCGGTGCCACCTGCACAG tgattcccagcccagccggcgaggagctggaggaagaggaggaggaagaggaggaggaggaggaagatggaaggtccccggaagaagctgccctcctccttgtgaagaaacacctgCAGGACCCCGGGGAG atgctggacgggaaggacaggcagcgcttcctgctggccatcatcaGCCTGACCATCGCCGCGGACCAGAGCAGAGAggtggctgtggagctggaggaCCTGAAAGCGGCCGTGCTGGAGAGGATCGTG GACCTGATGGAGACCATCTCAGTGGAGGGCGACCGAAAACACATCCTGGCGTACAGCATAGACGCCATCCgctgcctcag cGACCCGAAgctcagcctggagccagcgctgGAGTCGCGCCTCCTGCGGGCCGCCGTGGAGAAGAGCTTCCTGGCCATAGGGCGTGAAACCCATCGAAACCAG GTCGTGCAGCGACTGTACGAGGAGTACCTGGAGGGCCTGCTGTGCTGCGTCTTGTCCagcgcccccagcctgggcaagctctactccatctgggag cactttACATCGTGGACTGAGGCGCCGGATGCCCAGCACCATGCACTGGGCATGAAGATCATGACCGGCGCCATTGCCTttgctgtgcagctcctcccacaatttgag GGCTCCCCTGACATactggaggtgggggacatggcagcCCGCCTGGGTCTGTCCATCAACGACCCGGAGGAGACCAtcagctgcaaggccagggcgTGCATGTATTTGCTCGCTCAAATCCTCCTTCATCAGAGGG GCCAAGACATGCAAGGGGCAGAGGAGCTGCGGTGCAAGCGCCAGAACGATCAGAGCCAGGTCCAGAAGTACAGGGACCTGGCGAGAGTGGGAGAG GGGCTGAGAAAGAtcttgctggaggagcaaagGAGAGCTTTCCTGCAGAGGGCCCTTCATGCAGTTCGCAATGGACCGATGCAcatcagccaagctgggctggttTTCCTGTATGCAATCTTGGGGGAAGCCGGCCGCTTGATGGGGCACAAG gagaaagaaatccCCATCAGGGTCCTGAATAAAGTCTTCATTATCACCTACCTGAAGGAGCTGCCTAAAGATCTGcaagggcacagcctgctggtcaCCTCCTCCAGCGCCATCGCCTCTCTCCAGCCGCCCACACTTGCTCCTGCAGGtactgtcct GGTCCTGTCCTAG